The DNA window GCGCTGCGCCTCATCAGCACCAGCCCAACGGCCGCGTCTGGCCCGCCCGGACTACTCTTGGTTGGCGAGGGTGCGAATTCTGAGTAGGCGAGCGCGCCTCAGAATGGCGTTCTCCAGATCTGTTGACATGGAATCGGCGACAGCCGCATCGACCCAGCCGTTGGCGCCCTGCTCCTGACGGAACACCGCAACCCGGACACCGTCGGCTCGCATGGCCCGATCGAGAATGAAGGCCGAGATCTTAAAGCGCTCGTTCGGCGTTTGCGGTGGGGTATACCAGTCGGTGATGATGACGCCGCCAAAAGGATCGGCTGAGGTCAGCGGCAGGAAGGCAAGGGTGTCGATCGAAGCCCGCCAGAGGAAGCTGTTGACACCGATGCCGGCGCCACCGCCGCCGTCGTCCGGCCGGTAGTCGGGTTCGCCCAGCAAGACGATGCCGCCGTCCCCAAAAAGGGACCCGCTGCTGTCGATGCCGGGCCTGTTCGGATGGGTGCCATAGGTGGAACTATCGTCGGAAGGATAGGCCGTCTCGATGTCTAAATCGTCGCCGCAGCCCGACAGGGTGGGCAACAGCAATGCTACGGCCATCGCCAAGCCCAGCGAGCGCTGCGAGTAGAGTGCCACAGATGAAGCGGTCAAAAGCAAGCGTAGCCTCAGTCAGCGGCCATGCCGCAGCCAACGAAAAAGGGGCGACAGCATAGCTGTCGCCCCTTCTCAAGTCGAGAACCAAAGCTTCCTGATCAGAAGCTCATCTGCAAACCGCTAAAGACCGCTATAGCGTCGTTATCCAGGTTGGCCGCACCGTTGACGGCGAAGTCGGTCGCGTTTTGAGTGTGGTCGATGTCAACACCCTGTATGCCAGTATGCCAACTGAGGCCTGGAGCGACCTGATAATTCGAGCCGATTGTCCAGATATCAACCTCGTACGTCTCGCCCAGCGCTGACGGCGCGACCGTGAAGCCAGTCGTAACGCCAGTGGTGGCATGGGCGAGCGCCGCAGCCGCGGTAACCACCCGGTTCGAGGATACGACTTCAGTGGAAACGTACTGCACCTCGAAACTTAACGGTCCAGCCCAGTAGGCCGCATCTAGACCCCAGCCGTCGCTCTTGAAGCCGTAGTCGCGGCCCTTGATGGCACCTGAGGTGCCTTCATCATAGTATTGGCCGCCCACCTGGAAGCTACCCCAACCGATCTGAGCGCTGAGCATGTACATGCCCAAACCGCTCACGTCCTTGTGGGTGTTCAGACCAGTTGTGCCGGTGGCAGCCGAGAGATAGCCATCGGAAATGGCGCCGACAGCCGATAATCCGACATTGACATCGCCAAAGTCGCCCTTCCACTGGCCACCGAAACCGATCTTGTCCTTGTAAACGCCGGCGGCATTGTCAACAGCGTTGACGGCATTGTCAGACGTATTGGGGGCGTAAGTGATTCCAGCCTGGAAGCCCGATACGATCGGAGTGTAATAGGTGACACCGATCCCCTTAGAGAACCATTGGCGGTATGGCGCGCCAGCGCGAGACCTGATGCCAGACACGGCTGCACCGCCACCATCGGCTGCGCCCGCGGGCATGGCAATGTAGCGCAGCCCAGCGTCAATACCGCCGTTAGCGCCGGCATAGGTTCTACACGTCGGACAGAGGGCCATGCCTGAGTCGGCGTGGAAGTTGTTGCCAAACTCAAGCGAGCCCCAGCCACCATTCATAAAAATGTACTCACGGCCAGGCCAACCGTTCGTATTTACGCCGCCGGTGGCCATGTGTATCGTCGCGCCATAGGCGAGGCCGTTATCAGCCGTCAACTCGCCGTTCATCCAGATCTCGGCAAAACGGCCATTTATCATACCATGATCTGAGGTATTGGCGCTGCCTGCGTAGTTGTCGTTAGAGGCTGTGCCTACTTCCCACTGCGACACCATTCCCGCGGTTAGAACTTGCGTGCCGTCCTCATCTTGCGACTGGAGGGGTACGGCAAGCGCGCTACCAGCGACCACCGATGCCCCAACCAGTGCGGTAGTTCCAAGAAGAAGTTTCTTCATAAGGTTTTCGACCTCCACACTGTGGGTCCATGGGTCCGCGGCTGCATGAACCCCGTGACCCGGCTCTTAACAATCGCCTGGGCAACCAACACAACAAGTCGCCAGGCCCAAAATGGTCGCTCTCAAGGTCGCTTGCCAATCCTCGGCACATCCCTCGAAACCGGCGCGCGCAACATAAGCTACGCACGTCGTCCAGTTTAACTATTTTATGGGCATGCAAATCAACCTTTTCCGACGTCGGACTGCGTTCTTCATGTTACGTTGTGGCAAAAAAGCAACAAATGGCGCCTCAACTAGTGTCCCGGGTGGGTTCTGGCTCAGCTAGGGCGGCCGCCAGCGGCGCGAGCGCTTCCCCCAGACGTTGTGCCCCTTCGTGACACATCGCGCGTTGCCGGTCCACGATGGCAGCGCAAGCGGCCTCTTCGGCAAGGTCGAGGAAGCGCAGCAACGCTGCTGCTGCTTCTGTCGGCCTGTCGAGGAGGTCCGCGAAGGCGATCTCATGCACGGGCAGCGCCAGGACTTGCCGCCAATGGTCGAGCAGGCGCGCCACATTGCGGGCATGGCCGCCGATATCGCCGAGATCGTAGGCATAGGGGCTGGCGCCGGCGAAATCCTCAAAATAGCAGGCGAGGCCGGCATCCAGCGGGTCGCGGTGGCAGATCACCACGCGGGCATCCGGGAACAAGCTTTGCGCCAGGCCGAGGTGGAAGACGTTGCCGGGGACCGCTTCGACGGCCCAGACTACGCTGGGCGCGCGCTCGGCCAGGCGCGTGCGGTGCGCTGTCGCCACGGTCGCACCGCCCTCACCGGCCAGCGCAGCCATATCATCGAGATAGCCGAAGCCCTGGCCACCGAGGCTCCGCGCGCTGGCGTGCAGCAGGCCGGCCGGGCCGAGGCCTTTGATGCGCGAATGGGAGGCAAGCATGCGTTCGACTAGGCGCATCCCTGAGCGCTGCATGCCGACCACGAAGAGCGGGCGCGGTTCGTTGGGTGCCAGCGCTACGAGGGGGCCGGCGGGAAAGGCAGCGATGAGGCGTTCGACCAGGGCCGTCTCTGCTGCCAGGTCCAAGCGCACGCCTTTGAGGCGATTGGCCTCGTGCGCGGTCTCCAATGCGGCTTTCGCCTCGCCCAGGCGGTAGCGGGCGCGGGCCAGGGCGAAGAGCAGCTGGCTGCGCAGCACCCCAGGCAGGTCGTCGCGCGCGAGGGCTGCCTCCAGGCCATCTCTTGCCGATGCCAGCTCGGCCGGACCGGCGGTTTCGGCACGCGCCAGGGCGAGCTCGGGTTCATCGCCCGAGAGGCCCGCGAGCAACACCCTAGCGCCCGCTTGGTCGTCGAGCGCGGCGAGGCCGCATGCCGCGGCCGCCGCCGCGCCGCGCCTGGCGGCTGTACGGAAGGTCGCCGCGGCGGCCTCATCTCTGCCGGCAAACGCGTAGGCGTTGGCCAGTTCGCAGAGCAAGACGCCCGAGGTCGGGGCCTTGTCACGCGTCCGCTCCAGCACCGCCACTGCCTGCTCGACTTCGCCGGTCTGCTGCAGGGCCGTGGCCAGGCGCCGGGCGCCTGCGGGCTCGCCCGGAACCAGGGCGTGGAGTTCGCGATAGGCTGCGAGCGCCGCGTCCAACTTGCCCGCTTGCATTAGGACGTCGCCGAGGGCGAGGCGAATCTGCGGCACCGTCGGCTGTAACTGGGCGGCCCGCGCCAGGACCAGCTCAGCGCCCGGCAGGTCGCCAGTCTCGGCCAGGGCCTGACCGAGATGGGTCAGCCCACGGGCATCGTCGGGCTCGTGCTCTAAGCCCTTGCGGAAATGCCCCAGCGCCTCGTCAAAACGGCCCTGGGCTGCGACTGCCAGTCCGAGATTGTGGTGGCCTCCGGCGAAGGCGGGGTCGGCGGCAGTGGCGGCGCGGAACTCTTGCTCGCCTTCCTTGGCCTCGCCTCGTTTCAGGAGCGCCTGGCCTAAGGCATTGCGAACGCTGGCATTTTTTGGCTCGACGCGGGCCGCCATGCGAAAATGCTCCAGCGCCTCCTGCCCCTTGCCCTTGCCTTGTTCCAACAAACCCAGCTGCATCAGTGTCGGCGCATGCCGCGGAGCGCGCGCGAGGATGTTGCGATAGAGGGTTTCGGCTGTGGTGAGGTCGCCGTTACGGTGCGCTTCTGCCGCCGTTTCGAACAACCGCGCCGCAGCGTTGGCATCCTCCCAGGCCGGGTCGTCGACAGCCGGCGAGGCGAGCGCCTCGACGAGCGGTGCGAGATGCGCAGCATAGTGTTCGTGGCGTTTGACCGAGCCGCGGTAGATGGGTTGGCGCACCTGATCGTAGCTCGCCGTCAGGGTGCGGCGGGAGGAGCTGTGAAAGGCGAGACAGGCGTCGTCCCAAGGCAGGCCGAGGAAGGCGATCATCTGCCGGCTCACGCGCTCCTGATCGGCGACCAGCTCTTCGTAAGAAACCTCAAGCAGCTCGATGCCGCCGTCGCCCTGCCAATGGGCCATGAGGCGCTCGTAAAGCCGATGCTGTGCGCCGAGGCTCGCCAGGTCGTGTGCAAAGCCGAGACCGTAAAAGAAATTCTGGAAATAGCACGACAGGCAGGTGTCGATCGGGTCGCGGGTGCAATGGATGATGCGCGCGCGAGGGAACAGCTGGGCGATCAGGCCCAGGTGGCGATGATTGTGTGGCAGCTTGTCGGTGGTCCGCTCGGCATTGCTCGAGAGCGCCGCAAGGCGCTCCAGGTGGGCCTCGGCGAAGCGGTCGAGCAATGCCTGATCGGCATCCGCCATGCAGTCCGGGAAGCGCGCGTCGCCGCCCATCTCGATGGCCATGGCCTTGCTGAGGTTGGGGATATCGGAAAGTTCGCCGGCGCCGTGCACGGCGGGATGGCTGGCCAGGATGGCTTCGACCAGGCTGGTGCCCGAGCGCGGCATGCCGACGATAAACACCGGCACTTCGCTGGTGTTGCTCGCCTGCGCCAGGCCTTCGCGCCAGCCCGCGTTATAGACGCGCTCGTTGGCCGCGGCGTCGCGCACCTGGTTGGCATGGTCATAGGGCCGCGAGTCTAGCGCGTTGCCGCGAGCGTAGGCATCGAAGGCGTCGTCGTAAAGGCCGAGCGAATCGTTGAGGTCGCCGAGGCGGAAATACAGCACCTGTCGGGTCTCGTCATCGAGCTCGTGGTCGTCCAGCAATGCGACGATTCTGTCTCGCGCCTCCTGGCGCCGGTCGAGGCGCTTGGCCAGGACGGCGAACTCGGTGACCACGGAGGGGTCCTCGGGCGCGCTGTCGAGCAGCGGCTCGAATCGCCGCCAGGCTTCGTCAAACCTTCCCTGACGCTCGAGATTATTGACCTGATCGACGGTAATTATGGTGCCATCTTCGCCGCTGGTGCCGGCGCGCTCGAACAGCGTCAGGGCCTCCTCGTAGCGGTCGGCATGTTCGAGTGCCCGGCCCAGATACCTCTGAATCACCGAGTTTTCCGGTTTCAGTGCCAAGGCCCTTTCAAGGCACGGCACCGCTTTGTCGGGCTTGCGCTCCTTCATCAAGATGATGCCGAGATTGGCCAGCGTCTCGGGATTTTCGGGCCTGAGCTCGAGAGCGGCGGCAAAATGCGGTGCTGCCTCCTCGCCGCGGTGCAACTCACCCAGAGCGACGCCGAGATTGTTGTGCGCCGCGCCGTGCTGGGGCTCGAGCCTGAGCGCAGTCTCGAAATGGGGCACTGATTCCTCCGTGCGCTCGCTCTGGCGCAACGCCTCGCCGAGGTTGTTGTGGAAATCGGCGGCGTCGGGTGCCAGTGCCACGGCTTTTTCGAAATGGGGAATGGCGCGCTCAGGCTTGCCCAACTCGGAGGCAACGATCCCCGCCATGTTCCAGACTAGCGGGTGCTGTGGAATGCCCTTGGTCAGCTCACCGACCAGCGGGCGCGCCTCGGCAAAGCGCTGCTCGCGCATCAGGCGCACGGCCTTATCCAGCTTTTTCTGATGTTTCTCGCGGGGCGTCATTGCGGCGCCGGTATAGCACCGATCGGGATGGCCGAGAAGTCGTGGACTTGTTCCCGAATTAGCCCTTTTTGCTAGCGCGTCCCGCGGGATGAGTTGATTGGCAGCCATCGACCCACGCTGCTCCTTGCGTGGTCTCTGGGCGATCTGCCAGCGCCCCGAGCGCCGCGATACCGCAGGCGCCGCTGCCCCATAGACGGGTGGCGGTGCGGTCACTGATTCCGCCAAGCGCATAGACTGGCAATCGGGCCTGACGGACGAGGTTGGCGAAGCGCACAGGACCGAGCGCGTGGGCGCCGGGATGGCTGGCGGTGGCGAAGACCGGTGAGATCAGGCAGGCAGTGGCGCCCGCGCGCGCCGCGCGCACCAGCGCGGCCCGATCATGGGCCGCTGCGGTTACCATGTCGCGCTGGCGCCGGGCCCGCGCGACCAGGCCTTGTGGCAGGTGCACCCCGGCGCCGAGCGAAGCTGCCAGCCGGGCATCGTCGCCGATCAACAAGGTGAGACGCTGGCGCCGGCAAAGCCGGGCGAGGGCCTTGGCAAGGTGCGCCCTGTCCGGTGCATCGTAGTCGCGTAGCAGCACGGCCGAGCCCGCCGGCAGGTGCGCCGCGGCGGTGAGTGGATCGGCCAGGCGCTTGCGATCTACGATGAGGATCAACGGCGGCAGGCCGCTGCCGTGTCGCGAATTGAGTCGCCGAGCCCAGTTTGCTACGGTCATGCGCAGCACACTAGAGCATGACCGCCCATGGACGATACGCCCACCGTCGACATTGTCGCCAATCTCGCCGCCGTGCGCGCCCACATTGCTGACGCGGCAGAGGCTGTGGGCCGCGCGCGCGACGCCGTGACCCTGGTCGCAGTTTCGAAGAACTTTCCGGCCGAAAGTATCGTTCCCGTCCTCGAGGCCGGACAACGCGTGCTCGGGGAAAACCGCGTGCAGGAGGCGCAGGGCAAGTGGCCGGGTCTGCGCGAGCGGTTCGCCGATGTCACGCTGCATCTCATCGGCCCCCTGCAAACCAACAAGGCGCGCGAGGCGGTCGCCCTGTTTGATGTCATCGAGACCGTCGATCGGGCCAAGCTGGCGAAAGCCTTGCGTCAAGAGATGGACCGGCAGGGCTGCGAGCCCGTCTGTTACGTGCAGGTCAACACCGGCGCCGAGCCGCAGAAGGCGGGTGTGCTGCCCGGTGCCGCCGCCGCCCTCATAGAGACCTGCCGCGAGAGCCACCAGTTACCCCTGCAGGGGCTCATGTGCTTGCCCCCCATCGGAGACGACCCGGCGCGCCATTTTGACCTGCTCGCACGCATCGCCGAAAACAACGCTCTGCCAATCCTTAGCATGGGTATGACCGCGGACTTCGAAACCGCCATCACGCACGGCGCCACTCATGTGCGCGTCGGCACCGCAATCTTCGGGCCACGGCCGCCTCGGCAGCTCTAGGAAAGAGATGGGCCGCACCTGCGGGTGTGTACCGACCGGTTGTCCAGCTAATCTTTCTTACCGCCTTGACGGTCACTTGAAAACGAGCTTTTGCGTCTACTTCATTAATCTTGTGCTATCGCCAATTTTTTACAGCCGTCTGCAACGCCATTAGCCAGTGCAGTTATCAGCGCCCCCCCGTATTGGTCACCACGGGTAGCATGCCGTCTTCCTTGAGCCATTCCAGAACCACATGGGATTGCACGTGCGAGACCGCGGGATGCGGCAAGAGGACTTCGCTGATCAGGTGGTTCATCTGGTCGAGATCGGCGGTGGCAACGCGCAGCAGAAAATCGGTCGGGCCGGTCAGTTTGCAGGCCTCCAGGATCAACGGATTGAGTTCCAGCAGACGCAGGAAGGCATTGATGTCGTCATGTTGATGGTTGGCAAGGGAGACCTGAATAAAGGCGGAGATGCCGAGCCCCACTTTGCGCCGCGACAGGCGGGCACGGTACGACTTGATGATGCCGAACTCTTCGAGCCGGCGGCGCCGGCGGGCGCATTGTGATGGCGATAGTGCTGTTGCCTCTGCTAGGTCATGGCTCGTCATGCGGCCATCGCGCTGCAGGGCCTGCAAAATCTTGCGGTCGAAATTGTCGAGTGCATCCATGGTGTCTGTCTCCGCATTCACCTAAGTATGCCATATTATGGCATGAAATGATGTTTTGTGCGCTTATTCTCGACTATATCTCATAGATCATCGTGAAATCGCGCATTAAAGGCAGCGCACCCGCTTCATAGTCATGGTTGGCATTGGCCATGGTCGACCTTTGCGGCTGACCGACTGATCACTTTTCATGTGTCTCAGGCAGAGGATTCGACGATGTTGCAGAAGGTGCCGACCATTCCCGACGGCCATGATATGTGTCTCGAAACCATCGTTGCGGCGGCGCGCGATGCCAACAACCAGGTAATGATCACTGATGCAATCTGGGACCGCGTGAGCGCCTCGCGGGCGCTCCTCGACGAGTTTGTTGATAGCGGCCGTATCATCTACGGGGTGACCACCAGCGTCGGTGGCTTCGTCAACTGGCTGGTGCCGCCGCATCTGGCCGAGCAGGTGCAAAACAACATCCTACGCAACGTGCAGTCCAATGTTGGTGATGATCTCGACGACGTCTATGTGCGCGCCGCCATGCTGGCGCGCATCAATTCGCTCGCGCGCGGTAATTCGGCGATCTCGCTCGAGAATCTCGAAAAATATGTCGCCATGTACAATCGCGGCATCGTTCCCTGCATCCCGGAAAAAGGCTCGCTCGGCACCAGCGGCGATCTCGGCCCCTTGGCCTGCATCGCTTTAGTCGGCACCGGGCAATGGCGGGCGCGTTACCAGGGGCAGGCCATGCCCGGTGCCGAGGCATTGCGGCGCGCCAACATCGAGCCCATGACCCTATCCTACAAGGAAGGCCTGGCGCTGATCAACGGCACCTCGGTGATGACCGCGCTGGCCGCCTGCCACGTGGTCGCCGCCAAAAATTTGATCAAGGCGCATACCCTCGCTGCCTGCCTGACGCTGGAGGTGCTGAAGGCCAAGATCATGCCCTTCCATCCCGCGGCCCACAGGCAAAAGCCCCATCCTGGCCAGATCCGCATCGCCGACGCCATCTACACGACCT is part of the Alphaproteobacteria bacterium genome and encodes:
- a CDS encoding YggS family pyridoxal phosphate-dependent enzyme yields the protein MDDTPTVDIVANLAAVRAHIADAAEAVGRARDAVTLVAVSKNFPAESIVPVLEAGQRVLGENRVQEAQGKWPGLRERFADVTLHLIGPLQTNKAREAVALFDVIETVDRAKLAKALRQEMDRQGCEPVCYVQVNTGAEPQKAGVLPGAAAALIETCRESHQLPLQGLMCLPPIGDDPARHFDLLARIAENNALPILSMGMTADFETAITHGATHVRVGTAIFGPRPPRQL
- a CDS encoding porin, encoding MKKLLLGTTALVGASVVAGSALAVPLQSQDEDGTQVLTAGMVSQWEVGTASNDNYAGSANTSDHGMINGRFAEIWMNGELTADNGLAYGATIHMATGGVNTNGWPGREYIFMNGGWGSLEFGNNFHADSGMALCPTCRTYAGANGGIDAGLRYIAMPAGAADGGGAAVSGIRSRAGAPYRQWFSKGIGVTYYTPIVSGFQAGITYAPNTSDNAVNAVDNAAGVYKDKIGFGGQWKGDFGDVNVGLSAVGAISDGYLSAATGTTGLNTHKDVSGLGMYMLSAQIGWGSFQVGGQYYDEGTSGAIKGRDYGFKSDGWGLDAAYWAGPLSFEVQYVSTEVVSSNRVVTAAAALAHATTGVTTGFTVAPSALGETYEVDIWTIGSNYQVAPGLSWHTGIQGVDIDHTQNATDFAVNGAANLDNDAIAVFSGLQMSF
- a CDS encoding DUF3576 domain-containing protein produces the protein MTASSVALYSQRSLGLAMAVALLLPTLSGCGDDLDIETAYPSDDSSTYGTHPNRPGIDSSGSLFGDGGIVLLGEPDYRPDDGGGGAGIGVNSFLWRASIDTLAFLPLTSADPFGGVIITDWYTPPQTPNERFKISAFILDRAMRADGVRVAVFRQEQGANGWVDAAVADSMSTDLENAILRRARLLRIRTLANQE
- a CDS encoding sulfotransferase → MTPREKHQKKLDKAVRLMREQRFAEARPLVGELTKGIPQHPLVWNMAGIVASELGKPERAIPHFEKAVALAPDAADFHNNLGEALRQSERTEESVPHFETALRLEPQHGAAHNNLGVALGELHRGEEAAPHFAAALELRPENPETLANLGIILMKERKPDKAVPCLERALALKPENSVIQRYLGRALEHADRYEEALTLFERAGTSGEDGTIITVDQVNNLERQGRFDEAWRRFEPLLDSAPEDPSVVTEFAVLAKRLDRRQEARDRIVALLDDHELDDETRQVLYFRLGDLNDSLGLYDDAFDAYARGNALDSRPYDHANQVRDAAANERVYNAGWREGLAQASNTSEVPVFIVGMPRSGTSLVEAILASHPAVHGAGELSDIPNLSKAMAIEMGGDARFPDCMADADQALLDRFAEAHLERLAALSSNAERTTDKLPHNHRHLGLIAQLFPRARIIHCTRDPIDTCLSCYFQNFFYGLGFAHDLASLGAQHRLYERLMAHWQGDGGIELLEVSYEELVADQERVSRQMIAFLGLPWDDACLAFHSSSRRTLTASYDQVRQPIYRGSVKRHEHYAAHLAPLVEALASPAVDDPAWEDANAAARLFETAAEAHRNGDLTTAETLYRNILARAPRHAPTLMQLGLLEQGKGKGQEALEHFRMAARVEPKNASVRNALGQALLKRGEAKEGEQEFRAATAADPAFAGGHHNLGLAVAAQGRFDEALGHFRKGLEHEPDDARGLTHLGQALAETGDLPGAELVLARAAQLQPTVPQIRLALGDVLMQAGKLDAALAAYRELHALVPGEPAGARRLATALQQTGEVEQAVAVLERTRDKAPTSGVLLCELANAYAFAGRDEAAAATFRTAARRGAAAAAACGLAALDDQAGARVLLAGLSGDEPELALARAETAGPAELASARDGLEAALARDDLPGVLRSQLLFALARARYRLGEAKAALETAHEANRLKGVRLDLAAETALVERLIAAFPAGPLVALAPNEPRPLFVVGMQRSGMRLVERMLASHSRIKGLGPAGLLHASARSLGGQGFGYLDDMAALAGEGGATVATAHRTRLAERAPSVVWAVEAVPGNVFHLGLAQSLFPDARVVICHRDPLDAGLACYFEDFAGASPYAYDLGDIGGHARNVARLLDHWRQVLALPVHEIAFADLLDRPTEAAAALLRFLDLAEEAACAAIVDRQRAMCHEGAQRLGEALAPLAAALAEPEPTRDTS
- a CDS encoding Lrp/AsnC family transcriptional regulator, which gives rise to MDALDNFDRKILQALQRDGRMTSHDLAEATALSPSQCARRRRRLEEFGIIKSYRARLSRRKVGLGISAFIQVSLANHQHDDINAFLRLLELNPLILEACKLTGPTDFLLRVATADLDQMNHLISEVLLPHPAVSHVQSHVVLEWLKEDGMLPVVTNTGGR
- a CDS encoding thiamine phosphate synthase, which gives rise to MTVANWARRLNSRHGSGLPPLILIVDRKRLADPLTAAAHLPAGSAVLLRDYDAPDRAHLAKALARLCRRQRLTLLIGDDARLAASLGAGVHLPQGLVARARRQRDMVTAAAHDRAALVRAARAGATACLISPVFATASHPGAHALGPVRFANLVRQARLPVYALGGISDRTATRLWGSGACGIAALGALADRPETTQGAAWVDGCQSTHPAGRASKKG